One Cydia pomonella isolate Wapato2018A chromosome 14, ilCydPomo1, whole genome shotgun sequence DNA segment encodes these proteins:
- the LOC133524962 gene encoding uncharacterized protein LOC133524962, whose translation MRRDHYINEGEGRRQVCQQFLRSTLDISQTYLLYNLANSNEGISQKDKRTCHADPKYDENTYNDAKNYIEDLPVLPSHYNRPQSTRLYIPQDFKTVTNLYRLYVKYCEDKAITHLSDRLFRNLFSEYNLTFHVPKKDKCKLCVKYENNTNVLNKKETNEYQKHLEEKNASYKRAEEHRNMLCIDNSTVMASFDLQKVLNTLYRKDSRKG comes from the coding sequence aTGCGTAGAGACCATTACATTAATGAAGGTGAGGGCCGAAGACAAGTATGTCAACAGTTCCTAAGAAGCACATTGGATATATCCCAAACTTATTTGCTTTATAATCTAGCAAACTCTAATGAGGGTATTTCACAAAAAGATAAACGAACTTGCCATGCTGATCCGAAATACGACGAAAACACCTACAATGATGCCAAAAACTATATTGAAGATCTACCGGTGTTACCATCACATTATAACCGACCTCAATCAACAAGGCTCTATATACCGCAGGACTTTAAAACAGTAACAAACCTGTACCGCCTGTATGTGAAGTATTGTGAAGACAAAGCAATCACACATCTTAGTGACCGACTTTTCAGGAATCTTTTTTCTGAGTACAACTTAACCTTCCACGTACCGAAAAAAGACAAATGCAAGCTGTGcgttaaatatgaaaataatacgaacgtattaaataaaaaggaGACCAACGAATATCAAAAACATCTCGAAGAGAAAAATGCATCCTACAAACGAGCTGAAGAACATCGAAATATGTTATGTATTGATAATTCGACGGTGATGGCTAGTTTCGATCTACAGAAAGTTCTGAATACCCTATATAGAAAAGACAGTAGAAAAGGCTAA